A region of Anaeromicrobium sediminis DNA encodes the following proteins:
- a CDS encoding YeeE/YedE thiosulfate transporter family protein, translated as MTETSNAESSNVKTSSIRRSSSSQRGSRRKKAKKNQIPYGVALFIGLVIIGIFLNLKSEKLALFWVTGISFGFILQRSRFCFTASMRDPYLTGGTSLTRAVLIAFAITTIGFTAIKYGAHVQGLPVPGMSYVVPISFATIIGAILFGIGMVIAGGCASGTLMRVGEGFWMQVLSLVFFVIGSLWGAHDFGWWKYNFISKGKAIFLPDVFGWGGALIIQLALIASLYVFAMKYEESKNQ; from the coding sequence ATGACTGAAACGTCAAATGCTGAAAGTAGCAATGTTAAAACTTCCTCCATAAGAAGAAGCTCTAGTAGTCAAAGGGGTTCTCGACGTAAAAAGGCTAAGAAAAATCAAATACCTTATGGTGTGGCATTATTCATAGGCCTTGTGATTATAGGTATTTTCCTTAACCTGAAATCTGAAAAGCTAGCTTTATTTTGGGTAACGGGAATTTCCTTTGGTTTCATACTTCAGAGGTCGAGATTTTGTTTCACAGCATCAATGAGAGATCCTTATTTAACAGGGGGAACTTCTTTAACAAGGGCCGTATTAATAGCTTTTGCCATAACTACTATAGGTTTTACAGCTATTAAATATGGAGCTCATGTACAAGGCCTTCCAGTTCCAGGAATGTCCTATGTGGTACCTATAAGCTTTGCAACTATTATTGGAGCCATATTATTTGGAATAGGAATGGTTATAGCAGGTGGTTGTGCATCAGGAACTTTGATGAGAGTAGGAGAAGGTTTTTGGATGCAGGTTCTATCCTTAGTATTTTTCGTGATAGGTTCCCTATGGGGAGCTCATGATTTTGGCTGGTGGAAATATAACTTTATTTCCAAGGGGAAAGCCATATTTTTACCTGATGTGTTTGGATGGGGAGGCGCACTTATTATACAACTAGCATTAATAGCTTCCTTATATGTATTTGCAATGAAATATGAAGAAAGTAAAAATCAATAG
- a CDS encoding LysR family transcriptional regulator yields MHIKTLDYFQKIVTTKSISKVATMEHISQSALSQLIQKMEDDFGCKLLIRSNRGVKLTPFGEIVFKYSQNMVRMYENMKSDLNLAKENEDVVRVSANWPLATYALPCVLYDIKQKFKNHTYHLSSNFHNDKIIEDVENNIVDFGFVYGKPESTKVEYIPIGKDKATLLACPDFAIDDTINLEDVFTYEMIDFDMAENIMDHLDEKLRLHNKSVKDFKILFKVDNIEGAKVSIKNGYGIAFLPYSTVKTEVYKKTLKEIEIRDFKVHYDIYLVYKKNNIHTHSVKDTLKYLLNMDQKDFC; encoded by the coding sequence ATGCATATTAAAACTCTAGATTATTTTCAAAAAATTGTAACTACTAAAAGTATATCTAAAGTAGCCACAATGGAGCATATTTCTCAATCAGCTTTAAGTCAGTTAATTCAAAAGATGGAAGATGATTTCGGGTGTAAGCTTCTTATAAGAAGTAACAGGGGAGTCAAATTAACTCCTTTTGGAGAAATTGTATTTAAATATTCACAAAATATGGTGAGAATGTATGAAAATATGAAATCAGATTTGAATTTAGCAAAGGAAAATGAAGATGTGGTAAGGGTAAGTGCCAATTGGCCCCTAGCTACATATGCACTTCCATGTGTTTTGTATGATATAAAGCAAAAGTTTAAAAACCATACTTATCATTTATCATCAAATTTTCACAACGATAAAATTATTGAAGACGTGGAAAATAATATAGTTGACTTTGGGTTTGTCTATGGAAAGCCTGAAAGTACCAAAGTAGAATATATACCTATTGGAAAGGATAAGGCAACACTCCTTGCTTGTCCTGATTTTGCCATAGATGACACAATAAATTTAGAAGATGTATTTACATATGAAATGATAGATTTTGATATGGCCGAAAATATTATGGACCATTTAGATGAGAAGCTTAGATTACATAATAAAAGTGTGAAAGATTTTAAAATATTATTTAAGGTGGATAATATAGAAGGCGCTAAAGTATCTATTAAAAATGGCTACGGAATAGCTTTCCTACCTTATTCCACCGTAAAAACAGAAGTTTATAAAAAAACATTAAAAGAAATTGAAATACGAGATTTCAAAGTTCATTATGATATATATCTCGTATATAAAAAGAACAATATTCATACCCATTCTGTAAAGGATACTTTAAAATATTTATTAAATATGGATCAAAAGGATTTTTGTTAA
- a CDS encoding sulfurtransferase TusA family protein, translating to MIELDVTGEFCPIPIIRIKAALKKSDVGEPIIITTDHSCVAQNISETFSKNTLSMTSEEIMNGIWEIIIKKV from the coding sequence ATGATTGAACTTGATGTAACGGGTGAATTCTGTCCAATACCTATTATCAGAATAAAAGCTGCATTAAAAAAATCAGATGTTGGTGAACCTATTATAATAACTACAGATCATAGTTGTGTAGCTCAAAATATAAGCGAAACTTTTTCAAAAAATACCCTTTCCATGACTTCAGAAGAAATAATGAATGGCATATGGGAGATAATTATTAAAAAAGTTTAA
- a CDS encoding glycosyltransferase family 2 protein produces the protein MLVSLVIPVYKSEKSLETLCTKIDYVFKNTNLEYEIIFVDDNSKDNSFNIIRSLSEKNPKIRGYTLKRNYGQQNAIFCGLQKAVGDYIVTMDDDLQHNPKHIPVLINKLIDGYDLAYGIFPHKEENLLRIIGAKMRDFIFNCIFPSKPKHIRVSSFRAFSKNLKEKIIDCPYSFIYISALMLNKNPKVCNVNFNYEKRLHGQSGYNLKKLIKIYLKLFIYYYPLSCLNLFREKGDQFEIQISQEKENNDTGSRKTSA, from the coding sequence ATGCTTGTTTCCTTAGTTATACCCGTATATAAAAGTGAAAAATCTTTAGAAACTCTTTGTACAAAGATAGATTATGTTTTTAAAAATACTAATCTAGAATATGAAATAATCTTTGTGGATGACAATAGTAAGGACAATAGCTTTAATATAATAAGGTCACTGTCAGAAAAAAATCCTAAAATAAGGGGCTACACGTTAAAAAGGAACTATGGTCAACAAAATGCCATATTTTGTGGTCTACAGAAGGCAGTGGGAGACTATATCGTAACTATGGATGATGATTTGCAGCATAATCCTAAGCATATCCCTGTTTTAATTAATAAATTAATTGATGGATATGATTTAGCCTATGGTATTTTTCCTCACAAAGAAGAAAATCTGTTAAGAATTATTGGGGCTAAGATGAGAGATTTTATTTTTAATTGTATATTTCCAAGTAAGCCTAAACATATAAGAGTTAGTAGTTTTAGGGCTTTTAGTAAAAATTTAAAAGAAAAGATAATAGATTGTCCCTACTCTTTCATATATATATCTGCCCTCATGCTAAATAAAAATCCTAAAGTATGTAATGTGAATTTCAATTATGAGAAGAGATTACATGGGCAAAGTGGTTACAATCTAAAAAAACTTATAAAAATCTACCTTAAATTATTCATATATTACTATCCTTTAAGCTGTTTAAATCTATTTAGGGAAAAGGGTGATCAATTTGAAATTCAAATTTCACAAGAAAAAGAAAATAATGATACTGGGAGCAGGAAAACTTCAGCTTAA
- a CDS encoding ATP-grasp domain-containing protein — MKFKFHKKKKIMILGAGKLQLNCIKRAKELGYEVVATDYLTDSPGKKIADYEALADTFSPSEVLREAKRFNVDGILTVGTDQPVLTAAIVSEELGLKTLLDSETAKRVTNKKLMKSIFKKENIPTTNYVEIPIDFQSDEISNLKFPLVVKPADSQGQRGIFKVYSEDELRQCIANTFSYTREDKVILEEYYENIEITVTGWALEGHSYILSVTDRVTFEDDSKIGICVSHEYPTIKFKNYHEEISEVTQKIVTAIGIKEGPLYFQMFIGEEGLKVNEIACRIGGAYEDEFIPHITGVDILTMNILDVMGENIDTSILKEYDFVKDNKLLSIQLFFAKDGSIEKMTDLNKVRTFPGLINAGYNFKCGDYIKPIENATQRAGYAIIEGSTEEELKKNIEYFFDNTKFENDKKDNLIIRGKRGHRY; from the coding sequence TTGAAATTCAAATTTCACAAGAAAAAGAAAATAATGATACTGGGAGCAGGAAAACTTCAGCTTAATTGTATTAAAAGGGCTAAAGAACTAGGCTATGAGGTGGTAGCAACAGATTACTTAACAGATTCTCCTGGTAAGAAAATAGCTGATTATGAGGCCTTGGCAGATACCTTTAGTCCTTCCGAGGTTTTAAGGGAGGCAAAAAGATTTAATGTGGATGGAATCCTAACAGTGGGAACAGACCAACCCGTTTTAACAGCTGCCATAGTATCTGAAGAACTTGGCTTAAAAACCCTCTTAGACTCGGAAACTGCAAAGCGTGTAACTAATAAAAAATTAATGAAAAGTATATTTAAAAAAGAAAATATTCCTACCACAAACTACGTGGAAATTCCTATAGATTTTCAATCAGATGAAATATCTAACTTAAAATTTCCCCTTGTGGTAAAACCTGCTGATTCTCAAGGTCAAAGGGGGATATTTAAAGTTTATTCTGAAGATGAACTAAGACAATGTATAGCAAATACCTTCTCTTATACGAGGGAAGATAAGGTTATTTTAGAAGAGTATTATGAAAACATAGAAATAACAGTCACTGGCTGGGCCTTAGAAGGTCATTCATATATCCTATCTGTTACAGATAGAGTTACCTTTGAAGATGATAGTAAAATAGGGATATGTGTATCTCACGAGTATCCAACTATTAAGTTTAAAAACTATCATGAAGAAATCAGTGAAGTTACTCAAAAGATAGTAACTGCCATTGGTATTAAAGAAGGTCCTTTATATTTCCAAATGTTCATCGGAGAAGAAGGTTTAAAAGTAAATGAAATCGCCTGTAGAATAGGTGGAGCTTACGAAGATGAATTCATCCCACATATTACAGGAGTAGATATACTCACCATGAATATTTTAGATGTGATGGGCGAAAATATTGATACATCAATCTTAAAGGAATATGATTTTGTAAAAGATAATAAACTTTTATCTATTCAATTATTCTTTGCTAAGGATGGAAGTATTGAAAAAATGACAGATCTAAATAAAGTAAGAACTTTCCCTGGATTAATAAATGCAGGCTATAACTTTAAATGTGGCGACTACATAAAACCAATTGAAAACGCCACCCAAAGGGCTGGATATGCCATAATTGAAGGTTCTACTGAAGAAGAATTGAAAAAGAATATAGAGTACTTTTTTGATAACACTAAATTTGAAAATGATAAAAAAGACAACCTCATCATTAGAGGTAAAAGGGGCCATAGATATTAG
- a CDS encoding methyl-accepting chemotaxis protein, giving the protein MFGNSKIVRQMNAIAEKFESNNTNNIYEIDEINCQNKTVKLFAKIVKTCKSSIPRINQFMKGILLIATEISTFNVELFHFSNNIKESSLKIKKSSETMGAAIQQTDASMVQVAETISEYASSIEDISIQADTLLEITETNNRIIEQMKNVNSEVSQRAASMDEDTKTLLSVIEDMKKIVAGISEIASHTNLLALNASIEAARAGENGRGFAVVADEVKKLAENTKLQLTSVEELMISMENASNKSRESVRYTLDSINNMNTYTEKMVTSFSKSKISIKSVINGVKVIGDSIEEISASSQQVSAAMHATSEDGSKLLNIADELYRKSEGIGKLGEKIGSIEDEVSRLAKISGEMGNEEHFKINNSDFIETLEHAIKGHIDWIHTLENMVQNMEIYPIQIDGTKCKFGHFYYAMTPSHPKIKSIWKEIDEIHLNLHELGHAVMEHVQKGDKISAQRDSKKAKDLSKKVMEMFVNLKGTTQDLSSQGIDVF; this is encoded by the coding sequence ATGTTTGGAAATTCAAAAATAGTACGCCAAATGAATGCAATAGCTGAAAAGTTTGAAAGCAATAATACAAATAATATATATGAAATTGATGAAATCAATTGTCAAAATAAAACTGTGAAATTATTTGCTAAGATTGTTAAAACTTGTAAAAGTAGTATACCAAGAATCAATCAATTTATGAAAGGAATATTACTTATTGCAACAGAAATAAGCACTTTCAATGTTGAATTATTTCATTTCTCAAATAATATAAAAGAATCATCTTTAAAAATAAAAAAGTCATCAGAAACTATGGGGGCAGCTATTCAGCAAACAGATGCAAGTATGGTGCAAGTAGCAGAAACAATATCTGAATATGCATCATCTATTGAAGATATATCTATACAAGCAGATACTTTATTAGAGATAACAGAAACAAATAACCGTATAATTGAGCAAATGAAAAATGTAAACAGTGAAGTTTCTCAAAGAGCTGCATCAATGGATGAAGATACTAAAACCTTATTATCAGTAATAGAAGATATGAAAAAGATTGTTGCGGGTATTAGTGAAATTGCATCACATACAAACTTATTAGCATTAAATGCTAGTATTGAAGCTGCAAGAGCTGGTGAGAATGGAAGAGGTTTTGCAGTGGTAGCTGATGAAGTAAAAAAATTAGCAGAAAATACAAAATTACAACTAACTTCTGTTGAAGAGTTAATGATAAGTATGGAAAATGCTTCAAATAAAAGTAGAGAAAGTGTGAGGTATACATTAGATTCCATTAATAATATGAATACATATACAGAAAAAATGGTTACATCTTTTTCTAAGAGTAAAATCTCCATAAAATCTGTAATAAATGGAGTAAAAGTCATTGGTGATAGCATTGAAGAGATCAGTGCATCTAGTCAGCAAGTAAGCGCAGCCATGCATGCTACTAGTGAAGATGGTAGTAAATTATTAAATATAGCAGATGAACTATATAGGAAATCAGAAGGAATTGGTAAATTAGGAGAAAAAATAGGATCAATAGAAGATGAAGTATCTAGGCTTGCTAAGATCAGCGGAGAAATGGGAAATGAAGAACATTTTAAAATTAACAATAGTGATTTCATAGAGACATTAGAGCACGCCATTAAGGGACATATAGATTGGATACATACTTTAGAAAATATGGTTCAGAATATGGAAATTTATCCAATCCAAATAGATGGAACGAAATGTAAATTCGGTCATTTCTATTATGCAATGACTCCTAGTCATCCTAAAATCAAGAGCATTTGGAAAGAAATTGATGAAATTCATTTGAATCTTCATGAATTAGGACATGCAGTTATGGAACATGTACAAAAAGGAGATAAGATAAGCGCTCAAAGGGATAGCAAAAAGGCAAAGGATTTATCCAAAAAAGTAATGGAAATGTTCGTTAATTTAAAGGGAACCACACAAGACTTGTCAAGTCAAGGAATAGATGTTTTTTAG
- a CDS encoding aspartyl-phosphate phosphatase Spo0E family protein gives MTSLKEISLQIQHLKRQLHCLIEQNDNLIAEEIVSLSQSLDTLLNSYNNEHRKQVLGMKK, from the coding sequence ATGACAAGTTTAAAAGAAATCTCGTTACAGATACAGCACTTAAAAAGACAATTACATTGTCTAATCGAACAAAATGACAATCTTATTGCAGAAGAAATAGTATCTCTTAGCCAGTCACTAGATACATTACTCAATTCATATAATAATGAACATAGAAAACAAGTTTTAGGCATGAAGAAATAA
- a CDS encoding DUF362 domain-containing protein, whose amino-acid sequence MAYVIKDSCISCGACEPECPVGVISGGDNIYVIDEAGCIDCGACANVCPVDAPVAE is encoded by the coding sequence ATGGCTTATGTAATTAAAGATTCTTGCATTAGTTGTGGAGCTTGCGAACCAGAATGTCCAGTTGGAGTAATTAGTGGTGGAGACAACATATATGTAATCGATGAAGCAGGATGTATTGACTGTGGTGCTTGCGCAAATGTTTGTCCTGTAGATGCACCAGTTGCAGAGTAA
- a CDS encoding arsenic resistance protein — MENINKFQSFIILFMVAIGILIGQIEFIQTYSEYLITPSLMIMLFLVFIQIPLKDIGSSFKNLKFTLISVIINFICTPIIVFILGKLFLNNNPDLLIGFIMLMVTPCTDWYLIFTGIAKGNVALGSSILPLNLILQLLLLPLYIFIIGGSSVDIDVMSLTQGVIYSLMIPLLCSVLARKFIINKIGNSTFEDKLVPKACDYQGYFLSLAIISMFASQGKVLLQNIQVLLILLVPISLFFIINFIVGRLAGKLINLNYEDSVALNLTTLARNSPIALAIAVATFPNNPLISLALIIGPLIELPILFLVSKILLVIKSKQQACQYN; from the coding sequence ATGGAAAATATAAATAAATTCCAAAGCTTTATTATCTTATTTATGGTTGCAATAGGTATTTTAATAGGTCAAATAGAATTTATACAGACATATTCAGAATATTTAATAACGCCATCATTAATGATAATGCTATTTCTTGTGTTCATACAAATACCATTAAAAGATATTGGTAGTTCATTTAAAAACTTAAAATTTACACTAATATCCGTAATTATTAATTTTATATGTACACCAATAATTGTTTTTATTTTAGGAAAGTTATTTTTAAATAATAATCCAGATTTACTAATCGGGTTTATTATGCTCATGGTTACACCTTGCACTGATTGGTATTTGATATTTACAGGAATAGCTAAAGGAAATGTTGCGCTAGGTTCATCTATACTACCTTTAAACTTGATACTACAGCTATTATTATTACCACTATATATATTCATAATAGGTGGATCTAGTGTAGATATAGATGTAATGAGCTTAACTCAAGGAGTTATATATAGCTTGATGATACCTCTTTTATGCTCAGTACTGGCTAGAAAATTTATTATAAACAAAATAGGTAATAGCACATTTGAAGATAAGTTAGTTCCAAAGGCATGTGATTATCAAGGATATTTTTTAAGTTTAGCTATAATCTCTATGTTTGCTTCACAAGGTAAAGTACTTTTACAAAATATCCAGGTATTATTAATTCTATTAGTCCCGATATCATTATTCTTCATAATTAACTTTATAGTTGGAAGATTAGCAGGCAAACTGATTAACTTGAATTATGAAGATAGTGTTGCGCTAAATTTAACTACTCTTGCTAGAAATTCACCAATAGCTTTAGCTATTGCTGTAGCAACATTTCCAAATAATCCTTTAATATCACTAGCTCTTATAATAGGTCCTTTGATAGAGTTACCTATATTATTTCTAGTGTCTAAGATTTTATTAGTCATAAAATCAAAACAACAAGCATGTCAATATAACTAG
- a CDS encoding ArnT family glycosyltransferase codes for MELFKRKPIEAYWVDVHSYVGILIYGIISGFYLVKFPFVHSDESWLSGLSRNMIEKDSLKVTETFFDLYPRNPHGIKILFHKIQMIFMSIFSYDIWTFRLISLISSLIGLCIFYLIIRKSNMKPIYSFFITLTLGLNIQFIYASHFARQEAIILLGIIINYLFLFRNIKENRLINIIMMAISTGLLIGVHPNSFVVGAMFICSLFYLVLMKDKNSFKSMFTYFIGVGIFGAIFLFISLKLDPNFFSNYMSYGKTLNVDAPTVTRAMGIIMFYKKLFTRSLGTYYLPSIKMDFILFIGLILWSTYNYLKDKSTRIHLGVVLLNIIGYNLATFLIGRYNQTSIIFLYPSMFLLLSINLKSLYSNSEKKIVYIILCLFVATTVNSYMNLKDINYNNYYDYIKRVSSSIPHNKKVLANLNTEYGFNNNQLYDYRNLNHLKENNMVFKEYIISREIEYIVYSNEMDYIMRNRPKFNTLYGDISFYYEDMKSFLENKCILIDEFEDSTYGIRINKYIDEGIWTIKIYRVKDHYKYR; via the coding sequence ATGGAATTATTTAAAAGAAAGCCTATAGAAGCGTATTGGGTAGATGTACATTCTTATGTGGGTATATTAATATATGGAATCATAAGCGGTTTTTATCTAGTGAAATTTCCCTTTGTTCATTCAGATGAAAGTTGGTTAAGTGGCCTTAGTAGGAATATGATTGAGAAGGATTCATTGAAGGTTACAGAAACCTTTTTTGACCTATATCCAAGAAATCCCCATGGAATAAAGATTCTATTTCACAAAATCCAAATGATCTTCATGAGCATATTTTCCTATGACATATGGACTTTTAGATTAATATCATTAATTAGTAGTCTTATAGGACTATGCATATTTTATTTGATCATTAGAAAAAGTAATATGAAACCTATTTATAGTTTTTTTATTACTTTAACTTTAGGATTAAATATTCAATTCATTTATGCTTCCCATTTTGCAAGACAAGAGGCAATTATATTACTAGGAATAATAATAAATTATTTATTTTTATTCAGAAATATTAAAGAAAATAGATTAATAAACATTATTATGATGGCTATAAGTACTGGACTATTAATAGGAGTACACCCAAATAGCTTTGTGGTAGGGGCCATGTTTATATGTTCTTTATTTTATTTAGTTTTAATGAAAGACAAAAATAGCTTTAAGAGTATGTTTACTTATTTTATAGGTGTAGGAATATTTGGAGCTATATTTTTATTTATTAGTTTAAAGCTAGATCCCAACTTTTTTTCTAATTACATGTCCTATGGAAAAACTCTTAATGTAGATGCACCTACAGTTACAAGGGCTATGGGAATTATTATGTTTTATAAGAAGTTATTCACAAGATCCTTAGGAACTTATTATCTTCCCAGCATAAAGATGGATTTTATATTGTTTATAGGACTAATCCTATGGAGTACATATAACTACTTAAAAGATAAGAGTACTAGAATCCACCTAGGAGTAGTGCTACTAAATATAATTGGATATAATCTAGCCACTTTTTTAATAGGAAGATACAATCAAACATCCATAATATTTTTGTACCCATCCATGTTTTTACTACTTAGTATAAACTTAAAAAGTTTATATTCTAATAGTGAAAAAAAGATAGTGTATATTATATTGTGTTTATTTGTAGCTACTACTGTCAATAGTTATATGAATTTAAAGGATATAAATTATAATAATTATTATGACTATATAAAAAGAGTGAGTAGTTCTATTCCACACAATAAAAAAGTATTGGCTAATCTAAATACAGAGTATGGATTTAACAACAATCAATTATATGATTATAGGAATTTAAATCATTTAAAAGAAAATAATATGGTCTTTAAAGAATATATAATTTCAAGGGAAATAGAATATATAGTTTATTCAAATGAAATGGACTATATAATGAGAAACAGACCAAAGTTTAATACTTTGTATGGAGATATATCTTTCTATTATGAAGATATGAAAAGTTTTCTAGAGAATAAATGTATTTTAATAGATGAGTTTGAAGATTCAACTTATGGTATTAGAATAAATAAATATATAGATGAGGGTATATGGACTATAAAAATATATAGAGTAAAGGATCATTATAAATATAGATAA
- a CDS encoding sulfurtransferase, producing MKVYRKKPIYVLVIISILFTLLFAGCSEKTSYEGSLRIIEAQELSSLLGKENVVVVDARSVTNYKKGHLVNAVNIPTGTLTTNKPAPAMVIGDKELSKVLGSKGIKNDDLVIVYDDDKGVSASRVFWTLKLYGHEKVMVLNGGTNAILSSGLKISAKSPSISNTTYEAKPLNQDILVSLEDIQKVVNNPTKNVKILDVRTQAEFDEGHIPGSILYSHKDNMYKDDTFKSSRNIYLTYKDLGLNKDDSIYVYCKSSFRATQTYILLKEAGFNDVKVYDGAYLQWSGEGMEIERLEGANVLSEQDAS from the coding sequence ATGAAAGTGTATAGGAAGAAACCAATATACGTTCTAGTAATAATATCAATCCTTTTTACTCTTTTATTTGCAGGTTGTAGTGAAAAAACTTCCTATGAGGGATCTTTAAGGATTATAGAAGCACAAGAGTTATCATCTCTCCTTGGTAAGGAAAACGTTGTAGTTGTAGATGCAAGAAGTGTGACCAATTATAAGAAAGGTCACCTGGTAAATGCAGTAAATATACCTACTGGCACCCTTACTACCAACAAACCAGCTCCAGCTATGGTCATTGGTGACAAGGAACTTTCTAAAGTCCTTGGTTCAAAGGGCATTAAAAATGACGACTTAGTTATTGTGTATGATGACGACAAGGGAGTATCTGCTTCTAGGGTATTTTGGACTTTAAAGCTCTATGGACATGAAAAAGTAATGGTCCTAAACGGTGGAACAAATGCCATATTATCAAGTGGATTAAAAATTTCAGCTAAAAGTCCATCTATTAGTAACACTACATATGAGGCTAAACCATTAAACCAAGATATACTAGTGAGTTTAGAAGACATACAAAAAGTTGTTAATAACCCAACAAAGAATGTAAAGATTTTAGACGTTAGAACTCAAGCAGAATTTGACGAGGGACATATTCCTGGGTCCATATTGTATTCCCATAAGGATAACATGTATAAGGATGATACATTCAAGTCCTCTAGGAATATCTACTTGACTTATAAGGACTTGGGCTTAAACAAGGATGATTCTATTTATGTTTATTGTAAATCGTCATTTAGAGCTACTCAAACCTATATTCTTCTTAAAGAAGCCGGCTTTAATGATGTGAAGGTCTATGACGGAGCATATTTACAATGGTCTGGTGAAGGTATGGAAATAGAAAGATTAGAAGGAGCTAATGTTCTAAGTGAACAAGACGCATCCTAA
- a CDS encoding rhodanese-like domain-containing protein: MRKKFFKGLSLLLILILSLSFVACSKEEQSSVPAPQENAMVAADAEVNVLEEKVMAYFANMPKDIYKVKHSKAVEEVKNGEDIFILDIRSADDYAKGHLKSAYNAPWGPAIAEALPMIPQDKKVYVYCYTGQTAGQAVMTLNLAGFDAKSINLGWMLGISKVEGYEDVVETTSNELADKVTDIDPEIQEAITAYYNGLADVSGSIFKNYKVSEKSLKELIDNKDESIYVLSVRSAEDFGKMKIATANNIPWGAGMEKEFANLPKDKTIVVYCYTGQTAGQTVAGLRLLGYDAVSLNGGMGMDINKPHGWLNKGYETVK, translated from the coding sequence ATGAGAAAAAAGTTTTTTAAAGGTTTATCCTTATTATTAATATTAATTTTATCACTTAGTTTTGTAGCATGTTCTAAGGAAGAACAGTCAAGTGTACCTGCACCACAAGAAAATGCTATGGTTGCTGCTGATGCTGAGGTAAATGTTTTAGAAGAAAAGGTTATGGCTTATTTTGCCAACATGCCAAAGGACATATATAAGGTAAAACATTCTAAAGCTGTTGAAGAAGTAAAAAATGGTGAAGATATTTTCATTTTAGATATAAGAAGTGCTGATGATTATGCCAAAGGTCATTTAAAGAGTGCTTATAATGCTCCTTGGGGACCTGCCATTGCAGAAGCTCTACCTATGATTCCGCAGGATAAAAAGGTTTATGTTTATTGCTACACTGGTCAAACTGCAGGTCAGGCTGTTATGACATTAAATCTTGCTGGATTTGACGCTAAGAGTATCAACTTAGGATGGATGTTAGGTATTTCTAAGGTTGAAGGTTATGAAGATGTAGTAGAAACTACTTCAAATGAACTAGCAGATAAAGTTACTGATATTGACCCAGAAATCCAAGAAGCTATAACTGCTTATTATAATGGTTTAGCAGATGTTTCTGGCTCAATCTTTAAAAACTATAAGGTATCTGAAAAAAGCTTAAAAGAACTTATAGATAACAAAGATGAATCTATCTATGTATTATCAGTAAGAAGTGCTGAAGACTTTGGTAAAATGAAAATAGCTACAGCTAATAACATCCCTTGGGGAGCAGGAATGGAAAAGGAATTTGCCAATCTTCCAAAGGATAAAACTATCGTAGTATATTGCTACACTGGTCAAACTGCAGGTCAAACAGTTGCAGGACTTAGATTATTAGGTTATGATGCTGTATCCTTAAATGGTGGTATGGGAATGGATATTAACAAACCACACGGATGGCTTAATAAGGGATACGAAACAGTTAAATAA